The Gigantopelta aegis isolate Gae_Host chromosome 3, Gae_host_genome, whole genome shotgun sequence genome segment aaattgtcgggaacaaacgtacatcagtgttattctgttcattacaccgaCAAAGAGACCCAGGGACGAacatggtcgttgtaacgaggtctgactctgtgtgtgtgtgtgtgtgtatatatatatatatatatatatatatatatatatatatatatatatatatatatatatatatatatatatgtattatcatgCCTacgggattgtgcatataaaatatcccttgctactaatgaaaaaatgtagcgggttttctctctaagactgtatttcaaaattaccaaattttatGACATCcaagtcgatgattaataaatcaatgttctctagtggactcgttaaacaaaacaaacttttataggCATTGGGATGGCATTTTAATGGAGGGGCGGGTTATTTGCTTGGAATTTTCATAGGGTGATCTGATTTCGTATTTAAGCACTAGGCTATATACAACATCATATAAAAGCAAACTTAGAGAACACAATCACAAACACAGTAGAAAGCAATTAACTCTCCTCGAACAATAAGAAACTCACTCGAAGCACCCACCCACCataagaatataaaaaaaattgcatttcatCTAGTCTGATCTTTGTATCAATTAtcgtttattaatttatatcaaaataatttaatgtcagttaaaaatgtatttatttatttatttatgtgaaacGAGTAGCAAAACCAATTCACCTGAAATTCCCAGATACGGATCGGATTTAGAGTCTACAGATTTAGCTTGCTTTTCTCGTTTCTCGGGATCATTCTGCATTCTCTGTTTTTCGTTGTTATCAGCTTGGACTTTAGTTACATTCCTGGCATGTTGGTTTGTCGGTTTAACTGTTGTCTTTGGACTTGGTTTCCCTTTCGGTTGTGTGGGTATAGGCCTATATTTTGGTGCTTTAGATGTCCGATTGTCTGTTGGTTTATCCGTGGCCGTCGGTTTGACGGAAATCTTTGTGTATATTCTCTCATTTTTCTTGACGGATTTTGACGGTTTAGCCGTCACTACCGTCACAGCTGGTCTTTTGGTCACTACCGTCACAGCTGGCCTCCTGGTCACTACCGTCTTAGCTGGTCTCTTGGTTACAGCAACAGCTGGTATTCTTGGTTACAGCAGCAGCTGGTTTCTTGGTTACAGCATTCTTCGTTGTTCTGGTGGTTGGTAACTTTGTGGCTTGAGTGTTCTTTAACACGGTCGTCCACCATGTTGATTTCCCCGTAGTAGACTGGTCACTGGCGTTGgttgtgtctgtatttacagTCGTCTTCGTGGTCGATAATCTAATCGTAGTTGGCTGTGGGGCGTCAGTAGAGTTGCGTTTGCTTTGATTATCCTTTTTCATGTTCCTTTTCACTGGCTGCTCTTTGTATATGTTCACGATGATCTTACCATTTTGGTCGCAGTCGATTACCTCCCCTGGCCACGTGCACACGTTGTTCAATGGATCGAAGTACGTTCCCGGGGTGCAGTTGTACGAGGTCCGCTTTCCATAGTTACAGCGGTAGTACATGGTGCATTCAGAAGGATGTCTATAATATCCATCAGAGTTTTTTCCCCTTGGACACTTGAACTCAAGATCTGTAAAAGATGATGTcgataatgtaattttaatttgaaactAAGATTCAGACACGCTGTCCTGTTGAttgattgaaatatattttactgctttaaaaaaaacaaaaaaaccccaaacaaatgGAACAGGCACAAGTTATCCGACTTACTAGGTCTTCTCCGTAATGCATACACATCACGACAGTTCTAAAACTGCACCCCCTCCGGCCTAGGCCATGTTAATGGATTATTGTTTGGAGGAAATCCACAATCGCTTCAAAGGTTACTTCTATATAAATAATCGATTATCAGCAAAACTTATGAGTAgcgtttattaaaaaaaaaaaaaaaaaaaaaaaaaaggaaaacaaaaaggaaacgAAAGTTTTCTGACTTTgacctatatatatatgagagttTGTTTTCTATGTAATCTGACCCTCAAATCATTGTAATTTAAGGGAACGTTTTATACGTCATCTGTTTAATAACAGTGTCGCCAAACTTCGTTTGTGACCTTGACGTTTAgtatagaaaaagaaagaaagaaatgttttatgtaacgacgcactcaacacattttatttacggttatatggcgtcagacatatggttaaggaccacacagattttgagaggaaacccgctttcgccactacatgggctactctttccgactagcagcaagggatcttttatttgctcttcccacaggcaggatagcacaaaccatggcctttgttgaaccagttatggatcactggtcggtgcaagtggtctacacctacccattgagccttgcggagcactcactcggggtttggagtcggtatctggattaaaaatcccatgtctcgactgggatccgaacccagtatctaccagcctgtagaccgatggcctaaccacgacgccaccgaggccggtacgttTAGTACAGAGTTGTGTCTTGTTCAAGAGGGAGGGCGCACGAGAGCTATTTGAttggtaccatcgtcttctatcatatcaAATTCGTCTAACGTTAAGCGCATTTTCATTTCagttcaacttatgttcgtgcttgtatccaattaaggttcaagcacgctgtcatgggcacacacctcagctatctgtgctgtctgtccaggagagtgggttagttgttagtggttagtgagagagaagagggtgtagtggtcttacacctatccatcgagtcgttaaaactcgctctgggtaagagccggtaccgggctgcgaaccctgtacctgccagccttatttccgatgacttaaccacgacgccacagaggccggtgtTAGGTGCAAAAGCCAGTCTGCGAACAACCGCGATCACTCGCCctttcagggccgtaccctgatcaaaatcctaggggggggggggggggggcactacttttttataaacaaatcaaacactatacaaattaaaccctgagatgtgtatgctactTTCTCGAGTGaaaaaaaggtgagattctcagggggcaactgccccccccccacccccctccccaggGTACGGTCCTGCCTTTTGAACATGCCTATGGTCAAGCTTGTCTACAATGTCTATCGAAGGGACCTACAAAATATGGCTCTTTATGAACTGGTAAGCTTTGGGTGTAAGTAAAAATGCATGCTCTTTGCATAGATGccaagtatataaaatactatttataATAGGTTTGGCTGTGttcttttaaagctgcaatctcgtcTCTACACCATAACTTACTCCAGTTTGACTGGAACGATGTTCGCCTGAGACCGTCCGCGTCACAGTCTGGGACGTTAAAGGGCATGTCGCATCCTCGGATGTCTGGGTTGTACAACGTTCCGTTAGCGCACCTCACTTCAGTGACTTTGTGCGCCACGCACCAGTAGTATCGCTTGCAGTCCACGGAGTGGCGGTAAAAACCGTCTCTGTCCGGACACTGGAAATACGTGGTCTctgaaagaaaaatgtcagtaaaatgGAACGTCAATGCAGCCATTCCTCCGTCTGTATGTTGATAATTTGGTTCTTTTGACTCATTATGTGCATATAAGTAAGTTACATGTGGCGATTAATAACACTATTTCTGATTGTATCATAAAAGGTGGTATGAGCATTACTTGTGGTCACTGACAGGTTTATTTTTAGTCACCCCACCTGCGTGGTaactcgagtgtcctctagacACATCCTGTTTATTTGTGAGAATAAGGTTAGATGATGTTAAAACTACCCGCATGAGTGCAATTGAAAATAAATCTGTGACCAGCGTCAGCCGTAAATGTCGTGTAAAATATCTTTATTGAGTTATAACTGTATGTAGgataaaagtgtttttgtacTATTAGCGCCCCATCCTTCGTAGGGAGGTGACCCCCTCctccctccacacacacactcccgtTGAcgctaaattattattacagtgcagtattaggctattcatataGGTGTTCGGGGAAAACAGACAAAGGGGTCTTACTAGGTTTATATTCGAACCTCACCTGCCTGCCTTTAGTcctgtatattttgtatgcacagatgaaagaaagaaagaaatgttttatttaacgacgcactcaacacattttatttacggttatatggcatcagacatatggttaagaaccacacagattttgagaggaaacccgctgtcgccacaacataggctactctttccgattagcagcaagggatcttttatttgcgcttcccacaggcaggatagcacaaaccatggcctttgttgaaccagttatggatcactggtcggtgcaagtggtttacacctacccaatgagccttgcggagcactcacttagggtttggagtcggtatctggattaaaaatcccatgcctcgacttgaTGTCTATGATGCCAATATCTTTGTCCGTCTGCCTGTATTATATGTGCGCGCGTGGATGTATGCATAAACTGATTACCAGTTTTCTCTTCAGACTTTTCCACTCCAACAACTATGTCAGTCTTTGTCTGTACAACTTCTTTCACTGGTCCGGTGTTTGCTTCCATTGCTTTGGTGTTGTTTGGACTTCTCCTGTGTCTGCGCGTGCGCATTCCGTTGCTGTCGCAGTCTTGCAGCTTCCAGGGCCAGTGACATCTTCTGATGGCGAGGTCGAAAATAGTTGTTTCCTTGGCACGACATCAGCCTGGGCTTGTTCTTCACGCACCAGTAGTACTTCTTGCACTCAGTTGGGTGACGGAAGTAGCCGTAGGAAGATGGACATCGAAATCCTGAAAATAATGTTAGCATCTTATTAGCAGAGTGTCAGACCACGACCGTATTTGGTCCTTACAAATCAATGTATGGTATTTCTGTTtggaatattaatttttcatatctGATCACGCGGACTTGATCTCTGAGTACATTAATATCACCTATAAATTCATGAAACATTTCGCATCACTAAGTCTTATCGGAAGAAAACTGGTCTATTCTCCCAGTGTGTCACTTTGCTTAGTAGTGCCTttgcaaaaataatgttttgaaagATAGTCATTACCGTAAATATGGTCGGACATCGAAACTGCTTAAATAATTAATGGGTGAATAATGAGAGACAGGGAACCAAAATTctacaaaacattttcttttagttAAAAACAATGCCACAAATAAATAATAGGTGTTGATGTTTTCTGGTGTTGTCTCGATGGAGATTAATTGAATCTAACACCGTTGTGCGGTATAGATATAACAATTCCAACCCAAggaacaaaaacgttttttttttgttctgagCCAAGGTTTACCGAGGCTATTGTGATCTCTGAATGAATCATATTCATGTTACACatcaaaatataagtaatgccCGTTAGGGTGTTGACACAGAATGAACATCCCTTGTTTGCCTGATCAATTCTGAAAACTAAAACTGACCTTACAGTTCGTTGATATCACTTGAAAAGATTGAAGGTTTCTCAATTTGGAAGCAATCATGTAACATGTCTTGGTTTGTCATTATACATCATAGGCTATGTTTAGTGCTTGGTGTTACGATGTTGATGTGTTTATTGCAAAACGAGTAACATAGAAGGATAGTCttgataaataaacaataagtgtAATTTCAGCCTCAGAAAACATGCATTCCATATTGAAGTCTTTATCATTTATCATGCTATAAAATACTGAATAAATCTTTATCTCGGTCTTCATACTGTTTTTAGAGTGATTTATGAGTGTATGCTTTCATAACTGTCAatattccattgagctctatCCTGTGTAAGTTGCGTTTTTTTAAAGCTAGACTaagagtggtagtcctcctatGGGCAGTGCGGAAGGGATGAATAATGtagtcaaaatatcaaatggcCTCAAACGTCATGGTAGTAGCTGAAGGGCGTATTTCTAGCTGTATGCGTCATAAGATTGGAATATTTGCGGTAAgtacagggccccgttccacaaagcgatcttagcgctaagatcatcttaagtgcatacaGTAGTTATGCGCTTACGGTGAACTGGGCCCAGGAGCGTAGACTGGGGATAAGAATGAACTTCGTAGCTACCCACTCACCCAACTGTGACTAAACAATTTTTACAGTTTAATATCAGGCTATGCATATAGGTGTCCAGAAAAGGGTCCGCTAAAGCCCCGTCCCTCACCCACTTCAGACGCCCCTGAAGTACAGAATACAATGTTTTCTTACCTGAGTCATCAAAGTCGTGCGTGCTTCTTGCTCTTCTGGCGGCTCTAACAACTACAAGAAAATAAACATTGCACATGTCTACATGCGAGCACCAACATCTCCCACGTCACCCCGCTTTGTAAACAGCAAGCAACTCGAGTACTGGCGCATCTACAAAGCTTTGACTGGAGATTCTAAGACAGACGTTAACATAACATTGTGCCTCTTAGCCGAATCCTGTTCCCGTCATTAGAAAAGCAATTGTTTAATAACAAAGTTTTCATTGCGTTTGCAACACTGTAAACCTGTCCCCTCACGTCAGTTTGATTAAtatttctgattaaaataataatagtgatttcTGTATGTGGACCATATAATCAATGTTTTGACATACTGtataaaaaaatcactttaaaaCTACTCGAAatctaaaatattgttatttgcTCGCCAGAAGCTAGAAATATCATTCAAGGCCATCCAAAGATCAACATTTTGCAGGGAACACCCCTAGATAGTTCTGCTTCGTACTTCACACCCTACACACAGTCCACACCCATTTCTTCAAATCGCCATCATCCGGGTTTGAAACAAATTTGTTCTGAGCTCGCAATCCAGGTACCTcgactgtctgttcaggaccAAGGTTGATGAAACTAGTCTTACAGAAAATACCTTCTTCAAACACTGCTGTCTTGTCGCCGACTATTCCGAGATGATAGCTTGTGTCGACCAATAGGATTTTTAAATAACTGTTATATTTGTGATGAAAGTGTattcgtttatttatttgtttatttatttatttatttattcgttAAGTCTTTTAACCATAAAATCAGAATCAGTACTTATGGCCAATTTCTTCACCTTCTGCCTTATGTGTTACATATGAATAACTGACTAAATAactaattaaatgtaaattatataatataatagaataatatagaatagaatataatagaatatagAATAGAAATAGAACGAACGAACAATCcattaattaacaaatcaatcaGCCACTTAATTACAGACATACATGGATTCATTAATTTGTGAACTTAccaattcaaaatataaaacaaataatattttatttactcacTCGCTCGCTCACTCACTCGAACGAATCAAtcaaataattaacaaatcaatcagccaataaattacatacataaatggATTCATTAATCTGTCAATTTAAccaattcaaaatataaatacaaataatattttatttactcactcagtcagtcagtcggtcACTCCCTTACTCActcatttattgataaaaactataaaatacGTAAAAATACCTAGTCATAAACTGCTTATCAGGTAGAAAGCATGTTGTTTAGTATCGCGCCGTGATTGACTATGAAGGCTTAAAAGACCACcacataattttcaaatattaaataatagttgcttattgaaatttaaaaaaaaaaatgttccccCTCAGGCTCATTGAAGATCATTGTGTCTAACCAATTTATCTGAAGTCCAATTGACCACACAGCCCCCATTTTGAATAGATCATTTGGTTTTATTTGGGGTCAGCCCGTGTTCCACAATTTTCACATGAAATATCCGGTATACACTTTCGTACATGTACAGTACCCGTTTAGTCTAAATGAAAGTGTAGACCATCTACCATTATGTGAACTTTTTAAAAGCAAATATTAACTTATTAAATTTGATAAGTAAACAATTATCACCCAAAATCAAATACCACGATACCATATGTCACGCAATATAGAGTGTGCATCTATGTAGTATATCTAGGTACGACAACAAACATgcttgaagtttgttttgatccTCCGCCAaagacaacaaataataataataataataataataataataaatgaattaatacatgtaataataatagcaacaaaaacaacaacaacaacaacaatgatcAAAATAACAACTATTTGACATGAGTTGATATAATTGTCTAATATTCCATTTTATGTGGTTGTCTATCACAAGTGCCTTTAACGGTCATTTCGAGGCACATAAAAGAGTATCTTTTTTCGTAATGAAGAATACTTTTTTCCTGCCTTAGGTCGGTTCCAGAATTGATCGTTGAAATGAGGGCTGTGTGGCCGACACCGTAATGCAGGAGATAACCGTAAGGACTTTTTAGATGTATGGGTGATATTGTATATTTGATGCCTGCAAATGTTACTTTTGACCGAAGTTGTTAGCATAAGgtcaaaaatattaaacaactgCAGGTATCAAATGACAATAACATTCGCAAATTTAAAccctccatatggttatctctattgtaaactgaaatattttCCCAGGGAACCAATTGAATGTcttgttttggggggggtttattttttaaatacatggcTACAGGCTAACCGTATACACTTGAACAATTAAcctggagcctaattcactaaactctcacaactttgcgatctcacagtcaatgctaaaatacttgcaaagaggatactttgtttTCTAGTAGAGCCTAAGAAAGCttggtgaattaggcccctggtctaTTCCAcgttctaatgacgtcattagctctGCATGTGTTATTGTCCACTTGATGCCTGAAAAATCATACtaaccatcagtttacaatattatattatgactTGTAAGTCTGTCAAATCTTTTCCCCAtggtttgaataaatatttactttGTGGGTGGTATGTAGACATACTTTGTGAGCAATTCTAGCGCGTCCCTCAGTTACATTCATTATTACAGAAGACAATaacttttgtatttaattatcttaattttaattatttaaaatttaatgtcgaataaatataatattattttgtaaacaaaatggaGCAAGTGTTTTGTCAAATAAAAGTTATTTCAGGTATATTCCCTATGTATTTCTGATATAGCAAAAAAGGTTACTGAAGTACTTTCGTTTGtgaaaatactattttgtacTGCTATCACGTCATCGAATATTCATAGAACTGTTAGTCCCTAAGAGTCGTGATATAGGGactattattgaaataaacatttgatgataattattataatatcctGGTCGATAGCGTGTTTCTGTTTGAGATGGATTACATACACCTATTATACAGGCTCTCCTACATCTGGCAGTCATTAGATAGTACCATGGGATAGACCGGTGATATCAGGATCAGacacaatacacacaaacaaaacacttaGGACGTTAGAATACCATGTGACATAGTAGACAGTTCATAGTCAGCTGTAGAAAATGAAAATCACagcaagatattttttcttgctctcacaaaaactattttgtcCCTCgtgttggaattgccttatccaCACCTCACAACAGTGACAGATTCTATTAATCAGTGGCAGGCATCGACGTTTGGTGGCTATTGCTGCCACTAGTACTGCTGCAACTTCAGACCTAGACAAATCATTCAGCCACTCTTGACAGTTCAATGTAGTTCCAGACAGGGTATAATTCACTAAACTATCGCAGATTTGCGATCTTACACTTACAATGCAAAAGGACTTGCAAGGACGAATACGATGTTGTTTAATAGAGCTGAGGAGAACTTTGCGAATTAGGCCCCCAAAGCGCAAACAGTTAATACTGTGAATATCACCCCCACGACCTCCGTAAACGTTTTGTTTCTCGTGCCTACATGTATGATTTCATCGATTTATTATGACAGCCCGTCTGAGGCATTCCCCATATTCATTGACTTgtctaccaaatatatattcataaatatacataataatgtAAGTACATGGACATTCCGGACTATATAGCCATTGTATCTTATTTCCTGGTAGCATAGCCGTTTCTAACGtttcattaattacattttctcaTCTGCATAATAAagcctgtatattcaatgtgtttctggttaagattttggagtgaaaatacaGTTATGAGTAATTACGAATTATTggacgattagaaacacgttggATATAccaacactgatattctaagcatgaaaatgtaaataatataatatattatcttCTGAGAAATATTACAATGGCAACAAAGTCaagaatatccctttaaaaattaaatcttttttttaaatgtctaacATTAAACAAGAGCGTATCATGCAATACTGGCGACAATGAATGACAAAAGCAGAATGAGTTCAGCTAGAACTTTTATTAATGAAGTTGACatgcagataaaaaaaaatgcctaATAACTAAAAGAACATCTATAGGCCACAATACACAACGTTCGAACACCAGTGGTCCATCTGAGACACCGTGACAGCAAGCAAAGAACTAAAGGCAAAAAGGTCCAAGTGAATGTCTTCAAGTACTGCAAAGCATCATGCACCACCGACTACTTTGACTGCATTACAAATGCACCAGGTCACATTTTTTACTACACTGAACGTAATGCACCACAACACTTTTTACTATATTGAACGCATCACAAATGCACCAAGTCACTTTTTTTACTACAATGAACGTAATGCACCACAGCACTTGTTACAATATTGAAGGCATCACCAAATGCACCAGGTCACAGTTTTTACTAACACTGAACGTAATGAACTACAGcacttttctctctctttttttgtatatGAATGCACAATGCACGTGGTCACTGCTTAAATGTTTATACCTTGAAcacttcttcttctcctcctcacAGCGACGTTCTTGGTCCGCCGCCCGTTCTCGTCGCAGTCGGCCACCTGGTGCGCCCAGCCGCAGTTGTACGTCTCCGGGTTGTAGACGGAGCCTCCGCTGCAGGAGTACATGGTCGGGTAGCCGTTGTTGCACTTGTAGTAGATGGAGCAGTCGGTCTTGTGGCGGTACGTTCCGTCCATTCGTGGGCATTCGAAGTATTCGTCGTCACCTTGAAAAGCCGGGTGCATTATAATAGCCATGTTTTATACGGTATACTGTGTAGCAATGATATCCATGGCaagaggaaaggaaggaaatcttttatttaacgacgcactcaacacattttatttacggttatatggcgtcggacatatggttaaggaccacacagatattgggggaggaaacccgctgtcaccacttcatgggctactcttttcaattagcagcaagggatcttttaaatgcacataccatagacaggatagcacataccacggcttttggtataccagtcgtggcgcactggctggaatatcCATGGCCGGACCTAAGCTAGATTACGAAGGCGTAGGCTGGTTGGGGTTCGAGTGAAAAAACGTTTTACAGAGCAATATTCTACGCTATTTATACTGGTGTCTGGGGAAAGACCAAAATGtccgctaggttcatattcgaataCTTTCGCACCGGTACAGACCATGCAATGCTCCTGGAATAGGGGGAGGGGGATTGGGAGGGGGCACATCCTCACAAATAAGAACATTTCAATCGAAAAGACCCTCGGACTTCATCCAAGATTTATTTCTTGCTGCCGATTACAAAATGCTGACATGAAAAC includes the following:
- the LOC121368820 gene encoding uncharacterized protein LOC121368820, coding for MHNARGHCLNVYTLNTSSSPPHSDVLGPPPVLVAVGHLVRPAAVVRLRVVDGASAAGVHGRVAVVALVVDGAVGLVAASVRVAIGSQVYLSTVAQGWVEEGSPSTKHLGWHTVDAPVIQTAVSLVTIETVMVWAPEVGVSRHPVVI